Genomic DNA from Roseburia intestinalis L1-82:
GCAAAAGAATTATTACCGACATATTATGATACAAATAAAGTTAATTTTGTATCACAAGGAATTTTCAGAATACACATGGCAGGGCTATCTTTTAATAATGCAAACTGGGGATATGTATTAACAGTATTTAGAGTATTTACATTAGGAACTGCTATTCTATATCCTATTATTTGCTATATCAGTTTTTTAGTTGGTGGCATTTCATTATGGAATACTGTAAAATATCCAGCTATAATTATTTTGCTGATAGGAATGTTAGTAACAACCTATATCGTTGGAAAAAAATACGAATAATGATATAAGCAGTTAGTCTTAGGATTGATTGCTTTTTTGTACCCAGAAAGGAGTGATTGACTTATGCATAAGATTTGGAATAAAGGACACCGTATCAGAGCCAGCGACAAGCACCTTGTCTACCACTTTTCCATAGGGACGCTTCTGTTTGTATTTGTGGCGGTTCTTCTGCTACTGAATATAAAACAGCTCATGCGTACCGATTGGGAGCATTTCATCTTATTAGAAAACGGCTTGACGCTTTCCCCTTACAACTTCATAACCATACTGATAGCGACTGGTGTTTGTGCATTGGTCGCTTTTCTGTATTACCGCTTCGGTTACGACAGCTTCAAGAAGCTCCTGCACCGTCAAAAGCTGGCACGAATGATACTGGAAAATAAGTGGTATGAAGCCGATACCGTACAAGACAGCGGTTTTTTTACTGACCTGCAAAGCAGATCAAGGGAAAAAATCGTCTGGTTTCCGAAGATTTATTATCAAATGGAAAAGGGACTGCTTCATATCCGCTGTGAAATCACGCTGGGAAAATATCAAGACCAGCTTTTACGGTTAGAGGATAAATTGGAAAGTGGCTTGTATTGTGAGCTGACCGACAAGACCCTGCATGACGGCTATATCGAATATACCCTGCTTTATGATATGATAGCGAACCGCATTACTATTGATGAAGTACGGGCAGAAAACGGCTGTCTTAGACTGATGAAAAATCTTGTCTGGGAATATGACGCACTCCCTCACGCTCTGATTGCTGGTGGGACGGGTGGCGGTAAAACCTATTTTCTGCTGACGCTCATTGAAGCCTTACTGCATACCAACGCTGTCCTTTACATCTTAGACCCGAAGAACGCTGACCTTGCAGACTTAGGGACAGTTATGGGAAATGTGTATCACACCAAAGAAGAAATGATTGATTGCGTCAATGCCTTTTATGAGGGTATGGTACAGCGAAGTGAGGAAATGAAGCGACACCAGAACTATAAGACGGGCGAAAACTACGCCTATCTGGGACTTCCACCCTGCTTTCTTATCTTTGATGAATATGTGGCATTTTTTGAAATGCTGGGGACAAAAGAAAGCGTGAGCCTACTTAGCCAGTTAAAGAAAATCGTTATGTTAGGGCGACAAGCAGGTTATTTTCTTATCGTTGCCTGCCAGCGTCCAGACGCAAAGTATTTCTCGGACGGTATCAGAGATAACTTCAATTTCCGTGTGGGACTTGGGCGTATCAGCGAATTAGGTTACGGTATGCTGTTCGGTTCAGATGTAAAAAAACAGTTTTTCCAGAAGCGTATCAAGGGGCGTGGCTATTGTGATGTAGGAACAAGTGTTATAAGTGAATTTTACACGCCTTTAGTTCCGAAAGGACATGACTTTTTGCAGACTATCGGCTCTCTTGCACAAGCAAGGCAGGACGGGACGGCGACGTGCGAAGCGAAAGGCGACGGCACGGACTAGCCGTTGCTGGTGTGGCGTAAGCCACGCCAGCAGGTAAAACCCCTCGGTATCTAACAGAGGGGTACGTTTGCAAATAGACAATAGACAAAAAACATAGGAAACATAAGGCTTCTGGCATGATTTCCTAGCAAAAATCGGTTGTGAAGTCGCCTAAAAAAACTTCACACTTGACAGATTGGGGGTATGGTTCTGAATGAAGAACAATGGATAAAAGAATTACGGGAGAAACGGGTTGCTTACGGTATCTCGCAAGGCAGGCTGGCGGTGGCTTCTGGTATCACAAGGGAATATCTCAACAAGATAGAAAGCGGAAAAATGAAGCCGTCAAAGGAACTTCTGGAAACTTTGCATAAAGAACTGGCAAGGTTCAATCCAGAAGCACCGCTTACTATGCT
This window encodes:
- a CDS encoding FtsK/SpoIIIE domain-containing protein translates to MHKIWNKGHRIRASDKHLVYHFSIGTLLFVFVAVLLLLNIKQLMRTDWEHFILLENGLTLSPYNFITILIATGVCALVAFLYYRFGYDSFKKLLHRQKLARMILENKWYEADTVQDSGFFTDLQSRSREKIVWFPKIYYQMEKGLLHIRCEITLGKYQDQLLRLEDKLESGLYCELTDKTLHDGYIEYTLLYDMIANRITIDEVRAENGCLRLMKNLVWEYDALPHALIAGGTGGGKTYFLLTLIEALLHTNAVLYILDPKNADLADLGTVMGNVYHTKEEMIDCVNAFYEGMVQRSEEMKRHQNYKTGENYAYLGLPPCFLIFDEYVAFFEMLGTKESVSLLSQLKKIVMLGRQAGYFLIVACQRPDAKYFSDGIRDNFNFRVGLGRISELGYGMLFGSDVKKQFFQKRIKGRGYCDVGTSVISEFYTPLVPKGHDFLQTIGSLAQARQDGTATCEAKGDGTD